The sequence below is a genomic window from Solirubrobacterales bacterium.
AAGCCCTTACCTTGAGCTCAGGAAGCGCCCCAGGTCGACGACAGTCAAGGCGGGCAGGACTGCCATCTTTCGACTGACCCTTGCCAACCTTGGTGACCAGACCGCACGACCGCGAATCTGTGCGACCCCGCCGAAGCGTCTTGCCGGCCGCAAGTGTGCCCCGGCCACCGTCACGACTGGCGGGACCAGGACGGTCACGATCAAGCTGAAGACACGGGCCCGCGCGAGGGGCCGTGGCCCGGTCAGCTTCCGGATCACCGGGGCGGGTGAACGGCTGACCGCCAAGGCGTCACTCCGGGTCAAGCCGAAATCGAGGTCTCGCAAACGTCGCTGACCCGGCCCGGGAAACACCGGTGCCGGCGACGCCCCCCAGCCCCGGAAAGCAGAAAACCCGCGTGGCTGGCGGGTTTCCTTGAGTGGGCACAACTGGGCTCGAACCAGTGACCTCCACCGTGTCGAGGTGGCGCTCTACCAACTGAGCTATGCGCCCTTCAGGAAGCGGGAGATTACCAGCGTCACCGCCCCTGCCGTTCCTCGGCCCGTTCCGGTCGGGTCGACTCTGCGACGAGCCTGCAGGTAACCGGCACCGGCGGTCCGCCCCCCGGGCCGACCCGGATATACTCATCCGACTTCGCGGCTGTAGCTCAGTTGGCTAGAGCGTCTGCTTGCCATGCAGAAGGTCGAGGGTTCGAATCCCTTCAGCCGCTTCCGGGACCCCCTCGCGGCCAGTCCCGTCCGGCGCCTTGGCGGAGTGGCTACGCAGCGGCCTGCAAAGCCGTTTACACCAGTTCGATTCTGGTAGGCGCCTTTCCGCACGACCGGCGGCTTTCCCGCATGGTTACTGGGATCACGGAGCCCCCCCGCTCCCTCATTCTGGAGCCGGTTTGGGCCATATAGCATCCACTATCGGCTCCAGAAGGGCTCAATCCCGCTGGGAGAACGATTGGCGGACGGGAGGCGCACGGACGGTCCAGCGGGACACCCTGCCGGGACTCGGCCAGGCTGTCCAGCTCGATCACTGCCGGCGGTCTGGGGCTCAGGTAGTCCCGGAGGAAAAGATAGCCCTGAAAATCAGGGCGGGGACCAACGCCCAGGCCAAGGTCATCACAATTGACCAGACGATGACCCGAACCGCTCGGTCTGACCCGCGGGCTATCAACGCGAGACCAACCCAGAATCCGAGGGGCGGCAGCAGAAAGGCGAGCCACATCCCCAGCAGTTCGGAGGAATCGGAGCGGGCCGGGGGTTCGCCCGTTCCCGCGGCCGCCCGATCCAGAAACTGGCAGCCGTCCCACCAACGGACCGTTCCGGTGCCGTCGTCGTACCATCCCGGCGGAACAGAAGCCCCGAAACCGCCCCCTTCCGATCCCATCAATCCATCCTGCTTCCCGGTTCCGGCGGCCAGGATTCCACCCAGCCGGTTCAGGTGTCGAGGGCCTGGTTCACCAGGGCGTCCGCTTCGGAATTCTGTTCCCGTCGGACGTGACGGATCGACCAGGCCGTGAAGCCGGCCAGGGCGGATTTCGCCTCGGCGTGGAGCGGCTTCATCCCGGCATTCTTCACCTTGTACTGGCCGAGGACCTGTTTCACGATCAGCTCCGAGTCGCCGATCAGTTCCACCTCGTCCGCCCCGAGGGCCCGGGCGCGTTCGATCCCGGCGATCAGGGCGCGGTACTCGGCGACGTTGTTGGTCGCGTCGCCGATCCGTTCACCGATCTCGTCCAGCACCTTGCCGGACTGATCCCGGACGACCACACCGATCGCGGCGGGCCCGGGGTTGCCGCGGGCTCCCCCGTCAACGTTCACGGTCAGTTTCATCGGGTGATTCTCCCAGTCAGGCCCGCGGATGGCTGCCCGCGTAGGCATCCCGCAACCGGGCCGCATCGAGATGCGTGTAGATCTGGGTGGTCGAAATCGAGGAATGGCCGAGCAGCTCCTGGATGGTGCGGAGATCGGCCCCGCCTTCGAGCAGGTGGGTGGCGAAGGAGTGGCGCAGGGCGTGCGGGGAGATCCCTCCGGCCTGGGCCGCGTCCCGAACCCGGATCGCAAGCCTCCGGGAAACATCCGAGGTGGAAAGCCGACGGCCGTTCCGGGAGAGAAAGAGTGCGGGCTCGGCCGGGTCGGAGACCAGCGACGGGCGGGCCCTGGCCAGATACCGTTCCAGCGCCCGACGGGCCGGTTCGCCGAGGGGTAGCCGGCGGAACCGGCTGCCCTTGCCGACCACATCCACCTGGTCGTCATCGAAGTCGATCGAGTCGGTCCGGAGGGACACGACCTCCTCCGCACGGAGTCCGCAGGAGTAGGCCAGCTCCAGCATCGCCTTGTCCCGGATCTCGAGTGGGGTCGAAGCCGGAGCCCGGTCCAGCAGGTCGGCCATCTGTTCGACCGTCAGGACGGTCGGCAGGCGACTCTCCCGTTTCGGGGAGGCGACCAGCTCGGCCGGGTTCGCACCGACCCTTCCGGTCCGGAGCAGATACGCATAGAAGCTGCGGATCGCGGCCAGCTTGCGGGCCACGGTCGAGGGAGCATTCCCGGCGGCGGTGAGTGAGGCGGCGTACCGGCGGAGGTCGCGATGACCGATCGTGATCGGGGTCAGCCCGCGGACGCTCGCCCAGTCGGCCAGCTGGCGCAGATCGTGACGGTATGCCTGCGTGGTTCGCGAGGCCGCCCCGAGTCCGGTCAGACTCGATTCGAAGCGGGTGAGGTCTTCAGACCAGGCGGGATCGAGCGCCCGGTCGGTGGCCGGACCGGAATCAGCCGATGTAGATCGGGGTGCCGACATCGACCTGGTCGTAGAGATCGATCA
It includes:
- a CDS encoding ribonuclease HI family protein, which encodes MKLTVNVDGGARGNPGPAAIGVVVRDQSGKVLDEIGERIGDATNNVAEYRALIAGIERARALGADEVELIGDSELIVKQVLGQYKVKNAGMKPLHAEAKSALAGFTAWSIRHVRREQNSEADALVNQALDT
- a CDS encoding tyrosine recombinase, yielding MSAPRSTSADSGPATDRALDPAWSEDLTRFESSLTGLGAASRTTQAYRHDLRQLADWASVRGLTPITIGHRDLRRYAASLTAAGNAPSTVARKLAAIRSFYAYLLRTGRVGANPAELVASPKRESRLPTVLTVEQMADLLDRAPASTPLEIRDKAMLELAYSCGLRAEEVVSLRTDSIDFDDDQVDVVGKGSRFRRLPLGEPARRALERYLARARPSLVSDPAEPALFLSRNGRRLSTSDVSRRLAIRVRDAAQAGGISPHALRHSFATHLLEGGADLRTIQELLGHSSISTTQIYTHLDAARLRDAYAGSHPRA